GTCAAAATTGCAATATATCTTGATGGATTATCAAGAGAAATTCATGGTAATTCAGAAAATTATAGAAGAGATGAATTTATAAGAACTGTTTTGCGTTCTAAAAAATATTCTGTTGTTGAAGTATCGGCATCTGCTTTAGATGACCCTGCTATATTAAAATATAAATTGCTGGAAATATCAATGCCTTTAAATAATAAATGACTTGAAGACAAAATTTATCTGCTATGAAAACTTCGGAAAAAAGAAAATTTTAATTTTTTATTACAGTCATAAAAACTTAAGTTTAAACGCTCACGATTCCCGGCCTCGTTTCACTCAGCCGTGAACGGTTCGCCGTTTTCCTCGCTAAGCTGGATTAGTAACGCCCAAGTGACTCCGGGTTCCCAGGAGTCCCTTCGGCTGATCTACTATCACCACTGCACCTCCTGCTGCGGCAGAAGCCTATGCCTCAATACTTCACCCTCTCCAAACCCCCTCAACCTTTTTCCCAATTCTAATCCCAACCGGAGAAAAACATACATCAAAACCAACTCTCTCCTCAAAAACTCCGGCCCAAAGCAGCTCCCGGACTAATCCGGCACAACTAGCAGAACCGGAAGCACCAGATGCACCAGCATATCCATCTCTCCCGCAGTCAACAAAAACCCCCTGCCCTTCCAAAACCCCCAAAACCTCCTCTGAAGTTACCCGGCCCTTAAACCTCCGGCCCGCTCACACCTAACCAGAAGCAGGGAAGAAATAACCGGCATTATCCGGCATCAGCAGAGATACCAAAACACTCCCCAAGAACTCCGGCAACTTTGTGCTGCAACATTATCCGGCACAAAAGAGTCCAGGAGATCAAGGCGCCGTTTATTTTTGGTATATGAAGATGAATAAGTGGAGATTTTCCGGATATCTTCAAAGGTCCTGAAAAATCAAAAGTCAATTGAAAAAAATAGTGGCTAAAACCGAATTTAAAAGAACGGGGTGCTAAAAAAATGAATTTTCGCACACAAATAGTCCAACATGTTGATTTCAGGGCTTTTGCTGAAATCCTGCTAAAAGTTATTTTATTCTAATGAATCGTTTGTGATCTGCAATCGTAATATTGTTATTACGAATCTAATCCTTCAAGAACACGCCAGACTTTCCGGTAAACATCTCCCTTTTGAGGTCCCAATGCACTATTCCAATTTGATTTATCCATAACTCGTAATTTACTTCTGACACTTTGAAGGGGTTGTTTAAGGTCCTGTTCCATATGTTCTGCAAGAGGAGAAGCAGCCGCTCTGGGGATGCCAAGCAGACGTAAGGTAACAGCATCGTTATTATTTACACCATAGTAAATGTACGATGGGAGATTTCTCAGTGTCTGAAACTCTTCATCCTCCATACCGCCCCCGGTAATTGAAAGTAATGCACCTAATCCCCATGCAGCAGTCTGATTTAATTTACCAAACAGATTCTGACCGCATTTTGTCATTGCGGTATTAACATCCCGTTTCCCATCCATGAAATAACAAGAGGCGATGTCCTGAATAGAATTACCATTCACCCAGTCTTTAATAATCAGAGAAAGTTTATCTCCATCAGGAATATCACCACCGGTTGCTTCCTCTAAATTTTTCCGTAGTTCAGGAACTTTGAGTAAAATGCCCATCATTCCCTGCAGGTCCTTATTATCAGGATTAAATAATGATTCAGAATCCCACATAGAATTTAGGATTTCTTCTTTGCTGGCTGATTGTAAAACCGAATTTATACTTTGCAGTGAGAAACCGGTGCTATCAACTAATTTCAAAGGCTGACCTGGTTTTTGAAGATAATCTGCATAGTTATAGATTCCATTTAGTAACTGAGATGCAAGTTCAGGATTCTGCTTTCTCAGTTTATCAAATCCAAAAGTTCCACGCAATACCTGTTCAACTTCATCTGCAAATCTTTCAGGCTTTCCTGTTTGATTATAGGAATGAGCAAGGTACTGAACAAAAGAAGACCATTCAGGATATTTATATACTATTTTTTTGAGGTCCTTTAATTCTTCATGAGCTTCCGTCGCTAAAGCTATAAGTGCTGAATTGAGTTCTGATTCCTGTCTATTTATGAATAACCGGAGACTTTCGGCCTTATCAGCGTCATCCGCAACTAAAGCAACAACACCCAGACTTCCCTGACTAATTCTCCCGGCCCTGCCTGCTATATTCCAGAAGTCCTCAGGGGGCATATCTTCACCATATGGATACTGGTGAGATGCCATGATTACACCAGTAACCGGAAAGTTTACACCCTGTGCAATTGTTGTGGTCGCAACGAGAAATTTTAATTCATTTTCTTCAAACAGCCATTCCATTAAAGCCCGGACATCATCAGATAAACCAGCGTGATGTACACCTACACCATATGATAATAAATCAATTAAGGGATAATCAGCGCTATACTCAAATTCAAGAAAATTCTGAACGAGTTTAATCTTCTCTGATGGTGATGAACATTTATTCTCACTTATTTTAAGTTTTTCTGCCAGCGACCATACATGATCGGGCCGCGTATGCATCACTATTACAGGTCCTCTTTTTTGCAGTTCCTGTGCGGTCACAGCAGCCAATGAGCTTTGATTTGAGACTTTACTATATGTTTTAGCTATTTCCTCATTTTTTGGTAAAATTAGTAGATCATCGACAGAAAGCGTCTGTCTCGTAGTATGGATCGTTTCCATGCCAA
The sequence above is a segment of the Methanoplanus limicola DSM 2279 genome. Coding sequences within it:
- a CDS encoding DEAD/DEAH box helicase, with the protein product MGDKRAEALTQANYIQIQRDFRDVPFNGDEELIRHTAEVLEMVVLDLTLNGNSSENKDELQSCAADAFRLMRVLSRPKEPVEAAKLLLRASSLAVLGEMGADAARLLREDEWPDLPLKSDDWGERTWATILDVWLRLIRKNGWTDRDLVLERISALRESQVQFEKDYLYGQDPVYAKSSALELIGLYHLAKAAEVFAHYITDGVVDGKYQVDNLLNMHFDRVFAVCKDTQLLELEPLARLLASCSTKMAENCIWTVTRAVNSRVTQFVKTLVERGRGDKAIFDMLPPQRRALAEKGLLGSSRRAVVVSLPTSSGKTLIAEFRILQALNQYDHECGWVAYLVPTRTLVNQIARQLRRDFEPLGIFVEQVSPALEVDCVEAELLQQSDQNKAFRVLVTTPEKLDLMLRQGWEEKISRPLTLVVVDEAHNIQSVRRGLRLELLLATINSECQNAQFLLLTPFIKNAGEVARWLGGQNSDDISLALDWQPNDRVIGIVQAVEGKALNKRSFDYHLGMETIHTTRQTLSVDDLLILPKNEEIAKTYSKVSNQSSLAAVTAQELQKRGPVIVMHTRPDHVWSLAEKLKISENKCSSPSEKIKLVQNFLEFEYSADYPLIDLLSYGVGVHHAGLSDDVRALMEWLFEENELKFLVATTTIAQGVNFPVTGVIMASHQYPYGEDMPPEDFWNIAGRAGRISQGSLGVVALVADDADKAESLRLFINRQESELNSALIALATEAHEELKDLKKIVYKYPEWSSFVQYLAHSYNQTGKPERFADEVEQVLRGTFGFDKLRKQNPELASQLLNGIYNYADYLQKPGQPLKLVDSTGFSLQSINSVLQSASKEEILNSMWDSESLFNPDNKDLQGMMGILLKVPELRKNLEEATGGDIPDGDKLSLIIKDWVNGNSIQDIASCYFMDGKRDVNTAMTKCGQNLFGKLNQTAAWGLGALLSITGGGMEDEEFQTLRNLPSYIYYGVNNNDAVTLRLLGIPRAAASPLAEHMEQDLKQPLQSVRSKLRVMDKSNWNSALGPQKGDVYRKVWRVLEGLDS